Below is a genomic region from Nocardioides panacis.
GGAAGGTCTCCACCTCGTCGTCGCCGGCGAACTTGTAGGTCACGGTCATGCCGGGCTCCACGACGCCGTTGTCGGCCGGGGTCTCACCGACCTCCGCGCGCCGCAGCATGTCCTCGAGCTGGCGGATGCGGGCCTCGGTCTTGCCCTGCTCCTCGCGCGCCGCGTGGTAGCCGCCGTTCTCCTTGAGGTCACCCTCGTCGCGGGCCGCGCTGATGCGGGCGACGACCTCGCTGCGGACGGGTCCGCGCAGGTTGTCGAGCTCCGCCTGGAGCTTGTCGAAGGCCTCCTGCGTCAACCAGATGATCTTCTGCTCGCTGCTGGCCTGGGTCACGGTGAAGCTCCTGTGCTTGGTCGGGGGCCGGTGGGCGCGCACGCTCCACCGGTCGTTTTCAGGCAAGTGACTGAGTCTAACAAGCACGGGGCTGCCCACCCCAATTACCGCCGGACCGGTTCAGCGGGCCTGCCGCTGGCCGGCGGAGGTGCAGCCGACCAGGTCGACGCTGGTCGCGCGGCGCTCGGTGCGCACCGTGGAGGAGAGCGTGACCACCTTCGCCGGCCCGGGCGGCACCGGCACGGTCAGCTCGCCGACCGTGGAGTGGTCCTCCGCCGACGCGCGGAGCAGGCAGGACGCCGCCACCCCCGGGTCCCGGCGTACGACGGTGTAGCGGGCCACCGCGGCGTGCTGGCCGTCGATGTCGAACCCCACGATCTGCGAGGTGACCTGGGGCCGGGCGTGGAACATCACCACCCACGCGAGCCAGGCCAGGGCCACCACGGCGAGCGCGACGACACCCGCGACCAGGAGCGGGCGGCGCGCCCGGGAGGGCGTGCCGTACCGCTCGGACAGATCGGACGCAGAGGCACTCACGCCACCATCCTAGAATCGACCCCATGCTCCGACTCATGCACGTCCACGCCCACCCCGACGACGAGTCGAGCAAGGGCGCGGCCAGCACCGCCAAGTACGTCGCCGAAGGGGTCGACGTGCACGTCGTCACCTGCACCGGCGGCGAGCGCGGCTCGATCCTGAACCCCGCGATGGACCGCCCCGACGTGCTCGAGAACATCTCCGCGATCCGGCGCGACGAGATGGAGGCGGCCCGGGCGATCCTCGGCGTCCGGCAGGACTGGCTGGGCTTCGTGGACTCCGGGTGGCCCGAGGGCGACCCGAAGCCGCCGCTGCCCGAGGGCTGCTTCGCGCTGGTCCCGGTCGAGGAGGCCGCCGAGCCGCTCGTCCGGCTGATCCGCAGCTTCCGTCCGCACGTGATGACGACGTACGACGAGAACGGCGGCTACCCGCACCCCGACCACGTGATGTGCCACACCGTCAGCCTCGCGGCCTTCGAGGCGGCCGGCGACCCGGACCGCTACCCCGACGCGGGCGAGCCGTGGCAGCCGCTCAAGCTCTACTACCACCACTCCTTCCACCGGGAGCGCACCGTCGCGCTGCACGAAGCGATGCTCGCGGCCGGCCTGGAGTCGCCCTACGCCGAGCGCCTGGAGGAGTGGAAGCCCGACCCGGTGCACGCCGCCCGGATCACCACCAAGGTGCCGTGCGCGGAGTACTTCCCGGTCCGGGACCGTGCGCTGCTCGCGCACGCCACCCAGATCGACCCGGACGGCGCCTGGTTCGCCTGCCCGATGGACATCCACCAGAAGGCCTGGCCGACCGAGGACTACGAGCTCGCCCGCAGCCTGGTGGACAGCGAGCTGCCCGAGGACGATCTCTTCGCGGGCGTCCGGGGCCTGGCTGAGAGGATGGAGGCATGAACACCCTCCTCGCAGCACTCGTGCTGGTGCACGCGGCCGTCGACAAGGCCCCGGACCCCGAGGACGTCAAGCCCGGCTGGCTCGGCTTCGGCGTCTTCCTCGCCCTGGCCTTCGCCGTCTTCCTGCTCTGGATGAGCATGCGCAAGCAGCTGAAGAAGGTCGACTTCGAGGTCCCGGGCGACGAGCCCGCGGAGCGGCCCGGCGGCGCGCCCGGCACCGGCACCCCGCACACGACCTAAGCGTTCGCTGAGGTCGCCGTTGACCTGACCCGCCCGGTCGGCCGATGCTCGGGTGATGGACGCCCCGGTGGCACATCCGCGCGACGTGACGGCCTGGCACGGCGCGTCCGCGGTCTGCATGGCGCTGATGCTGGTCGCCGCCGTCCCCGGCTGGTTCGCCGGCGCCGGCACGGCCCTCTTCGCGGCCGGCCTGGGCTGGTGCGGCGTGCAGCTGGCCCGGCGTACCTCCCCGGCGACGTACCTCCGGCTGGGGGTCTGCTGCCTGGCGATGGTGCTGATGCTGCGGCCCCGGGACGCCGGCGCGGCCACGCACGCGGGCCACGCAGGCCACGAGATGGCGATGCCCGCGGCCGGGCCGTCCGCCGGCGCGGTGCTGGTCGCGCTGGCGCTGCTGGCCGTCGTGGTCCTGGCCGTGCGCGAGGCGGCGGTCGCCTCCGGCCGGGGTACGTCGCGGCTCGGCCCGGCCTGCGAGGGCGTGCTCGCGGGGTCGATGGCCGTGATGCTGGTCGGCCTGGTCTGAACCACCCGCCGGCGATCCGCCCGAATCAACAAGACGCTGAGGTCGCTGTTCACGGCGCCGCCGCCCGGATCGAAGGTGACGTGACGACGGTCACGTCGCTCACGTCGCTCACTCAGGGCCACACGACCGGGAGCCCCGGGCCGCCAGCGGAACCGCTCAGCCAGTGCGCACCACGCGGACCAGGGCGTCGTACGCCGTCCGCGCACCCTCGCCGGTGTGCTGGTGCGCCGGGTCGGTGTCCGGGACCACCCGGCGCACCCGCTCGGCCCGCTCGACCTCGAAGCGCTCGCCGTCCAGGTCCCCGAGGACCTCCTCGGCGGTGTAGAGCACCGAGGCGTCGGTCGGGCCGCCGGTGCCCTCGGTGAGGTTCGTGGTGTCGTGGGCGACCAGGAAGAAGGTGCCGCCCACCCGCAGCGCCCCGAACGCCCGTCGTACGGCGGTGCGGCGCTCGTCCTCGGCCAGCTGGAGGTAGGCGAGCACCACGAGGTCGTAGGGCACCGGCCCGCTCTCGAAGTCCAGCACGTCGCCGTGCACCCAGTCGACGTGCAAGTCCCGCCCGCGCTCGTGCCGCTCCTGCAGCGCCCGGCCCTTGTCGAGCCCGGCCAGCGAGAAGTCGACGGCGGTCACCTCCCAGCCCTGCTCGGCCAGCCACAGGGCGTTGCGGCCCTCACCGGCGGCCAGGTCGGCCGCCCGGCCCGGGCTCAGGCCGGCCAGCTCGGAGGCCACGAACTGGTTGGGCGTCGCCGACCAGACCAGCTCGGAGGCGGCGTACCGCTCGTCCCACGCGCGTGCGTCCATGCGGCCGAGGCTAGTGCCTCAGGCCTCGGGGCTGCCGTTCTGCTGGGCGGCGACCGCCGCGTGCACCTCGGCCATGTCCAGGCCCTTGACGGCGCCGATCAGCTCGTCGAGGGCGGTCGGCGGCAGCGCGCCGGGCTGGGAGAACACCAGCACGCCCTCGCGGAAGGCCATCAGCGTCGGGATGGAGGTGATGTTCGCGGCGCTGGCCAGCGCCTGCTCGGCCTCGGTGTCGACCTTGGCGAACACCACGTCGGGGTTCGCCTCGGACGCCTTCTCGAAGGTGGGGGCGAACTGGCGGCACGGGCCGCACCACTCCGCCCAGAAGTCCACGAGGACGATGTCGTTGTCCGCAACGGTCTTCTCGAACGCTTCGGCGGTGAGCTGGGTGGTTGCCACGGTGTGATCCCTCGTCTCTGTCGGGTGGGTCGTTGTGCCCAACAACGGGCCGGCCGTGCTTCTTCCCCCGTGTGCAACGGTGGGACGCATGCCGAACCGACTGGCCGCCGCGACGAGCCCCTACCTCCTCCAGCACGCCGACAACCCGGTGGACTGGTGGGAGTGGTCCCCCGAGGCCTTCGCCGAGGCGCGCGAACGCGACGTGCCGGTGCTGCTGTCGGTCGGGTACGCCGCCTGCCACTGGTGCCACGTGATGGCCCACGAGTCGTTCGAGGACGAGGCCACCGCCTCCTACATGAACGAGCACTACGTGAACGTCAAGGTGGACCGGGAGGAGCGCCCGGACGTGGACGCGGTCTACATGGCCGCGACGACCGCGATGACCGGTCAGGGCGGCTGGCCGATGACCGTGGTGCTCGACCACGAGGGCGCACCGTTCTTCGCCGGCACCTACTTCCCGGACCAGCCCCGGCAGGGCCAGCCCGCGTTCCGGCAGGTCCTCGCGGCGCTCTCGGAGGCCTGGACGAACCGCCGCGAGGAGGTCGCCACCGTGGCCGCGGACGTTGCCGGCCACCTGCGCCAGGCGGTCGCGCTGTCGGGGGAGGACCCGCTCGACGAGGAGCTGCTGGCCGGCGCCGTCCGGTCGCTGGCCGGCGACTTCGACGCCGCGAACGGCGGCTTCGGGACGGCCCCGAAGTTCCCGCCCTCGATGGTGCTGGAGTTCCTGCTCCGGCACGCCGCCCGGACCGGTGCCCCGAACGCGTCCGGGATGGCCGACCGCACGCTGCGCGCGATGGCCCGCGGCGGGCTCTACGACCAGCTCGCGGGCGGGTTCGCGCGCTACTCGGTCGACCCCGGCTGGGTGGTGCCGCACTTCGAGAAGATGCTCTACGACAACGCCCAGCTGCTCGGGGTGTACGCGCGCTGGTGGCGGCAGACCGGCGACCCGCTGGGCGAGCGGGTGACCCGGCAGACCGCGGACTTCCTGCTCGCCGAGCTGCGCACGCCCGAGGGCGGGTTCGCCTCGGCGCTGGACGCCGACACCGAGGGTGTGGAGGGGAGGTTCTACGTCTGGACGCCCGGCGAGCTCGTCGAGGTGCTCGGCGCCGACGACGGCGCCTGGGCCGCCGCGCTGCTGGAGGTCACCACGGACGGCACGTTCGAGCACGGCCAGTCCACGCTGCAGCTGCTCGCCGACCCCGACGACCCCGACCGCTGGGAGTCGGTGCGCGGCCGGCTGCTCGCGGCCCGGGGGCACCGGGTGCGCCCGGCCCGCGACGACAAGGTGGTAGCCGCCTGGAACGGCCTCGCGATCGCGTCCCTCGCCGAGGCGGGGGTCCTGCTCGGCGAGCAGCGGTACGTCGACGCGGCCGTCGACGCGGGACGGCTGATCGTCGACCGGCACCTGGACGGGAACCGCCTGCGCCGGGTCTCCCGGGACGGCGTCGTCGGCCGGCACGACGGCGTGCTGGAGGACTACGCCTGCGTGGCGTCGGGCGCGCTGGCCCTGCTGTCGGCCACCGGCGACGTGACCTGGCTGGCGACCGCACGCACCCTGCTGGACGTCGCGCTGACGGGCTTCGCGGCCGGGGACGGCGGCTTCTTCGACACCGCGGCGGACGCCGAGCCGCTGCTGTCGCGACCCCGCGACCCCTCCGACAACGCCAGCCCCTCGGGGCAGTCGGCGCTCGTGCACGCGCTGCTCGGCTACGCCGCGGTCACCGGCTCCGGACGGCACCGCGACGCCGCCGAAGCCGCGCTGCGCAACGTCCGCACGCTCGCCGAGCGCGTCCCGCGCTTCGCCGGCTGGTCGCTGGCCGCCGCGGAGGCCGCGCTGTCCGGTCCGCTCGAGGTGGCGGTGGTGGGCGCCGACGGCGACCCGGCCCGCGCCGAGCTGGTCCGCGTGGCCCGCGCGTCCTCGGCGCCCGGCCTGGTCGTGGTGGCGGGGGAGGCCTCCGGGGGGGGAGCCCGACCCGCGGGCGGTGCCGCTGCTGGACGGGCGGGGCCTCGTGGACGGCCGCCCGGCGGCGTACGTCTGCCGGGGGATGGTGTGCGACCGGCCGGTCACCGACCCGGCCGAGCTGGCCCGCGCCCTCGGCGTCCGGGGCTGACGGAACGGGTCGGGACACAGCGAAGGGGAAGGCGCGGACGCCTTCCCCTTCGAGAGTTCGTGGTTCGTCAGGGCCCTTCGGGCTCATGGTGTGATCGCCTGGGTGACATGCGTGGCACCTCCGCTCGATCAGGTGAAAACCGTATCTTTCGACGGTAGACCCGTCGGCGGCGCCAGTAAAGGGGCGACGCCGTTTCAGCGCAGCGAGTACGTCGCGATCGAGACGCCCACGTAGTGCGTCACGAACGCCGCGATCGTGAGGGTGTGGAACACCTCGTGGAAGCCGAACCAGCGCGGCGAGGGGTTCGGCCGCTGGAAGCCGTAGACCACGCCACCGACCGTGTAGAGCCCGCCGCCGACCGCCATCAGCACCCACACGGCGGTGTTCGCGTGCGCCACGAAGTCCCCGAAGTAGAAGACCGCGGCCCAGCCCAGCGCCATGTAGATCGGGGTGTAGAGCCAGCGGGGCGCGTCGTTCCAGAACACCCGGAACAGGACGCCGAGCACCGCACCCGTCCAGACCACGCTGAGCAGGACGACCCGGTCGGTGCCCTGGAGCAGCAGCAGCGTGAACGGCGTGTAGCTGCCGGCGATGAGCAGGAAGATGTTCGCGTGGTCGAAGCGGCGCAGGAACCGCCACACCCGCGGGCTCCAGGTGCCCCGGTGGTAGATCCCGGAGACGGTGAACAGCACCAGAGCCGAGGTCGCGAAGACCGCGGAGCCGATCCGGCTCGAGGCGGTGGGGGACAGGGCGACCAGGACGATGCCGGCGGCCAGGGTCAGCGGGGCGCTGGCGGCGTGGATCCAGCCGCGCAGGTGCGGCTTGACCTCGCCGAGGGTCTCGCGGACCTGGTCGCCGATGCGCTCGGTGACGCCGGACGTGGCGGCGACGATGCGTTCGGTGCGGGGACTCATCCGGCAACGGTAGCGGCGCGGACCCACGCGCACCGCCGTCCGGCCGAGTAAGGTTGCTCACCGTGGCGGACTGGAAGCGCGGGCTCCGGCGGGTGATCTATCCCGCCTACGAGGCGCGGGTCGTGCGCCGTCTGCCGGCCGACCGGCTGCCCCGGCACGTCGGGGTGATGCTGGACGGCAACCGCCGGTGGGCGAGGGCCGTCGGTCGCGACGCCGAGCACGGTCACCGGGCCGGTGCCGCGAACATCTCCCCGCTGCTCGAGTGGTGCGACGAGCTCGGCGTGAAGGTGGTCACCCTGTGGCTGCTCTCCACCGACAACCTCAACCGCCCCGCGGCCGAGCTGAACCCGCTGCTGGCGATCATCGAGGAGGTCGTCACCGACCTCGCCGCCGAGGGACGCTGGCGGCTGCACCCGGTCGGGGCGCTCGACCTGCTGCCCGCGGAGACCGCGCGACGGCTCAAGGAGGCCACCGAGGCGACCCGCGACGTCGACGGCATCATCGTCAACATCGCCGTCGGGTACGGCGGCCGGCGCGAGATCGCGGACGCCGTACGTTCGCTGCTGCAGGAGCACGCGTCCAAGGGCACCTCGATCGAGGAGCTCGCGGAGATCCTCGACGTCGACCACATCGGCGAGCACCTCTACACCAAGGGCCAGCCCGACCCGGACCTGGTGATCCGGACCTCCGGGGAGCAGCGGCTCGGCGGGTTCCTGCTCTGGCAGAGCGCGCACAGCGAGTTCTACTTCTGCGAGGCCTACTGGCCGGACTTCCGGCGGGTGGACTTCCTGCGCGCCGTCCGGGCGTACGCCGAGCGCGAGCGGCGCTACGGGGCCTGAGCGGTGGGCCGGCCTCCTGACCTCGTCGCAGCGGGTCACCGCGGATTCTTAACCTCCCCGTCATCACGCGTGCGGGCGTGTCGTGCGACAACCGTCGTGCGGCAGGCTTACTTTCGAAGCGATGGCGAGTGGGGAAGCTCGCCGTTTCGGGAGGCCCGTTCGTGAGCAGTCGCGACCTAGCTCGACTTGTCGAGACCCGGAAGTCCGCACTCGGACTTTCGGGCCTGATCCCGGTCCGTGTGCGTGACCTAACAGGACCGGGGTGCGGGTGCGCGCGTCGGTTCGCGAGGGGATGAACCGTGGTCGAAAGCTCGAGCCCCACCTCGTCAGCAGCCTCACCCGTGACGTCCGCGCCGACGGGGGCGACGGGGTCGACGGTGCCATCGGGGCCGTCGGTGCCATCGGGGCCGTCGGGGCCGCGTCGTCCCGCCCGGACCGCGTCACCCGTGCCCGGCACCCGCACCTACGTCCTCGACACCAGCGTGCTGCTCGCCGACCCCGGCGCGCTCCGCCGGTTCGAGGAGCACGAGGTGGTCCTGCCGGTGGTGGTGATCACCGAGCTCGAGGGCAAGCGCAACCACCCCGAGCTGGGGTACTTCGCCCGCGCCGCGCTGCGCTCGCTCGACGAGCTGCGGGTCCTGCACGGCCGCCTCGACGAGCCCGTCCCGGTCGGTGAGCACGGCGGCACGATCCGGGTCGAGCTCAACCACACCGACCCGACCTCGCTGCCCTCGGGCTTCCGGCTCGGCGACAACGACTCACGGATCCTGGCGGTCGCCTCCAACCTCGCCGAGGAGGGCTTCGAGGTCACCCTGGTCTCCAAGGACCTCCCGATGCGGATCAAGGCCTCGGCCGTCGGGCTCGACGCCCAGGAGTACCTCGCCGAGCTCGCCGTGGAGTCCGGCTGGACCGGGATGGCCGAGATGGAGGTCGGCGCGGCCGAGCTCGACGAGCTGTACGACGACGGGGTGCTCGACCTGGAGCCGGCCCGGGAGCTGCCCTGCCACACCGGGCTGGTGCTGCTCTCGGACCGGGGCAGCGCGCTGGGCCGGGTGAAGGCCGACAAGCAGGTGCACCTCGTGCGCGGCGACGCGAGCGCCTTCGGGGTGCACGGCCGCTCGGCCGAGCAGCGGATCGCCCTCGAGCTGCTGCTCGACCCCGAGGTCGGCATCGTGTCGCTCGGCGGCCGGGCCGGCACCGGCAAGTCGGCGATGGCGCTGTGCGCGGGCCTCGAGGCGGTGATGGAGCGCCGCCAGCACAAGAAGGTGGTGGTCTTCCGCCCGCTGTTCGCGGTCGGCGGCCAGGAGCTCGGCTACCTCCCCGGCAACGAGAACGAGAAGATGTCCCCCTGGGGCCAGGCGGTCTTCGACACCCTGGGCGCGCTGACCACCCCGGACGTCATCGACGAGGTGCTCGACCGCGGGATGCTCGAGGTGCTGCCGCTCACGCACATCCGCGGCCGCTCGCTGCACGACGCCTTCGTGATCGTGGACGAGGCCCAGTCCCTCGAGCGCAACGTGCTGCTCACCGTGCTGTCCCGGATCGGCGCCAACTCCAAGGTGGTGCTCACCCACGACGTGGCGCAGCGCGACAACCTCCGGGTCGGCCGGCACGACGGTGTGGTCGCCGTGGTCGAGAAGCTCAAGGGCCACCCGCTGTTCGCGCACGTCACCCTCACCAGGTCCGAGCGCTCGCCGATCGCGGCGCTGGTGACCGAGATGCTGGAGAACGTCGTCCTGTAACGATTTCCACACCCTGCGGCACCCTCGCGGCGTTCCTGAGCCGCCGGCCGACCCCGTCGCGACGGGAGCGGCCGGCGGTTTCGTCGGTCCGGGACGGCCGGCGGTGCGGGATCGGCGGGCACGGGCGGCATCTCGCGAAAAATCTTCGTTCGGGCGTGTATCTGCCCACTTCGGGGTCATCGTCTCGACTGGTGGACATTCCTGGTCACGCTCAGGTCACGACGCTGCATGTCGTGGACACCCGGGAGTGGGGGCTGTAGAAAAAGCCTGTTCGCCCGGTGTGGCCCCTGTCACATGCCATGTCGGGTGTGCACCCGACACGAGCGAAGGGAGCCGCACATGCGGCGCAAGGCAATGGCTGTTGCAGTGGCAGCCACCACATTCTTCGGGCTGGCAGCCTGTGGCGGAGGGGACAGCGGCGGCGCGTCCTCGTCCACCAAGATCGAGGGCGTCGGTCCGATCACGCTGGTCCAGGGCAAGGACACCTCCGGCTTCGTGCAGGGGGGTCCTGGACAAGTGGAACGCGAAGAACCCGGACCAGAAGGCCCGGCTGATCGAGCTCCCGCAGGACGCGGACTCGCAGCGCGAGAAGATGATCCAGAACGCCCAGACCAAGTCCGACGCCTACGACGTGCTGGTCACCGACGTCGTGTGGACCTCGGAGTTCGCAGCCAACCGCGTGCTGATCCCGCTCCCCGAGAGCGAGTTCCCGCTGGACAAGATGCTGAAGCCCGTCGTCGACACGACGAAGTACCTCGACAAGTTCTACGCGGCGCCCTCGTCGTCCGACGGCGGCATGCTCTACTACCGCACCGACCTGCTCAAGGGCGCCGGGATCACCGACCCGCCGAAGACGTGGGACGAGCTGATCGCGGACTGCAAGAAGGTCCAGGCCACGCCCGCGGGCAAGGGCGTGAACTGCTACGCCGGCCAGTTCGAGAAGTACGAAGGCCTCACCGTGAACGCCTCCGAGGTCATCAACGGTGCGGGCGGCCAGGTGACCGACGACGCCGGCAAGCCGGACGTCGACACCGCCGAGGCCGCCAAGGGCCTGGACTTCCTGGTGAACGGCTTCAAGCAGGGGTACATCCCCAAGGAAGCCATCACCTACAAGGAGGAGGAAGGCCGGATGGCCTTCCAGGCCGGCAAGCTGATCTTCCAGCGCCAGTGGCCCTACCAGTACAACCTGGCCAACGGCGACGAGGGCACCAAGGTGAAGGGCAAGTTCGCCGTGGCGCCGCTCCCGGGCCTCGACGGTCCGGGTGCCTCCAGCCTCGGTGGCCACAACCTGGGCATCTCGACGTACTCCGCCCACAAGAAGTCGGCGCTCGACTTCATCAAGTTCTACACGAGCGAGGAGAACCAGAAGGCCAACCTCGAGCTCGCCTCGCAGGCGCCGACGTTCACCGACCTGTACGACGACAAGGCGCTGCAGGACAAGTACCCGTACCTCACCACCCTGCGCGACTCGATCAACAACGCGGTCCCGCGTCCGCGCGTCGTCCGGTACGGCGACGCCTCGACCGCGATCCAGGACGCGGCCTACGCTGCGCTGACCGGCACCAAGAGCTCGGCTGACGCGCTCAAGGGTCTGCAGTCGCAGCTGACCGAGATCACCGGAAAGTGACCTCGAGCCTGTTCGGATGATGCGTCCGTGTCGGTGGGGTGAGGGTCGAGAGACCCTCACCCCACCGCACACGACCTAGGAGGGAACATGGCAGTTGCGGCACCGGCCCCGGTGGGTTCGCGGGGCAAGAAGACCAAGGAGTGGAAGTCTCCCGACGAGGGACAGGGACGCCTGGCAGCCATCATGCTGTCGCCGACGTTCCTGGTCCTGATCCTGGTGATCGGCCTGCCGATCCTGCTGGGCATCAGGCAGTCCTTCTACACGACCGGCGGTCTCGACGCACAGGGCTTCGCGATCGAGGGCGACCAGTTCAACGGCCTCAAGAACTACACGGCGATCTTCCACGGGGCGACCGCTGACCGGTTCTGGAACGCCTTCTACGTCACCACGCTCTTCACGGTCGTCTGCGTCGTCATCGAGACGGTCATCGGCACGGCGATGGCGCTGATCATGAACCGCGCGTTCAAGGGCCGCAGCCTGATCCGGGCCAGCATCCTCATCCCGTGGGCGATCCCGACCGTGGTCTCCGCGGTGCTGTGGAAGTGGATCTTCAACGCCAACGGTGTCGCCAACGACGTGCTCGGCAACCAGATCCTGTGGTCCACCGACGGCATCCAGGCCCAGATGGCGGTCATCATCGCGGACACCTGGAAGACCGCCCCGTTCATCGGTCTGCTGGTGCTCGCCGGCCTCCAGGTCATCCCCGAGGAGGTCTACGAGGCGGCCAAGATCGACGGCTCGAGCACCTGGAACTCCTTCCTGCACATCACGCTGCCGCTGGTGAAGCCCGCGCTGCTGGTGGCGGTCCTGTTCCGCATGCTCCAGACGCTGGCGATGTTCGACCTCCCGTACGTCCTGGTGGGCAAGGGCAAACCGAGCGTCGAGACGCTGTCGATCCTCGCCCAACAGGAGAGCGTGAACACGAGATACGGACCAGCGGCGGCGTACGCCGTGCTGCTGTTCCTCTACCTCGTGCTCCTGGCCTACGCCTTCATCAAGCTCCTCGGTGCCGACGTGATCGGTGACGCGGCGCCGAAGCGGGCCAAGGTCAAGGGTCAGAAGCGGTCCAAGGTCGGCAGGTCGGTCGCGAAGGGAGACATGCCGTGAGCGCACAGGCACCGTCCGCAAGCCAGGCGGAGAACAAGGTGGCCGACGCGCCGCCCCCGCGCAAGGTGAGCCAGGCAACCGCCGCCGGGAACCGGGTCCGCAAGACCGCGGTCTACGTCGGCATCGCCGTCATCATCCTCTACTGCCTGGCGCCGTTCTACTGGATGATCGTGACCAGCCTGCGCAAGCCGGCCGAGGTCTTCGAGAAGGCAGCCGTGCCGTCCCCGCCGTCGTTCCAGAACTACACGGCGGTCTTCGACCCGGTGAACAACTTCGCCCGCGCGCTGCTCAACTCGATCATCGTGGCCGGCGTGACGACGGTCGCGGTGCTGATCATCGGTGTCTTCGCGGCGTACGCCCTGGCCCGGCTGGACTTCCGGGGCAAGAACCTCGCCCTGAGCGCCATCATCGCGACCTCGATGTTCCCGGGCATCGCGCTCGTCGTGCCGCTGCTGAAGATCTTCACCGACATCGGCTGGATCAACACCTACCAGGCGCTGATCCTGCCGAGCATGTCGTTCGCGCTGCCGCTGTCCGTGTGGAACCTGACCGCGTTCTTCCGGCAGATGCCGCAGGAGCTCGAGCAGGCCGCCATGGTCGACGGCTGCACGCAGTGGCAGGCGTTCCGCAAGGTCATCCTGCCGATCGCGGCGCCCGGCGTGTTCACGACCGCGATCATCGCGTTCGTGGCCGCGTGGAACGAGTTCATCATCGCGCTGACGATGACCAACAAGTCGGACTTCTTCACCGCGGTCGTGGCGATCTCGCAGTTCCAGGGCAAGACCGGCCGGGACATCCCGGTCGGCAGCCAGATGGCGGCCGGCGTGATCCTGACGATCCCGCTGATCATCATGGTGCT
It encodes:
- the greA gene encoding transcription elongation factor GreA, whose product is MTQASSEQKIIWLTQEAFDKLQAELDNLRGPVRSEVVARISAARDEGDLKENGGYHAAREEQGKTEARIRQLEDMLRRAEVGETPADNGVVEPGMTVTYKFAGDDEVETFLLGAREMEDTTEGVKVYSPQSPLGSAIIGKKKGDTVTYEAPNGKKLEVEIVDAVPYAG
- a CDS encoding DUF4307 domain-containing protein, which gives rise to MSASASDLSERYGTPSRARRPLLVAGVVALAVVALAWLAWVVMFHARPQVTSQIVGFDIDGQHAAVARYTVVRRDPGVAASCLLRASAEDHSTVGELTVPVPPGPAKVVTLSSTVRTERRATSVDLVGCTSAGQRQAR
- the mca gene encoding mycothiol conjugate amidase Mca — protein: MLRLMHVHAHPDDESSKGAASTAKYVAEGVDVHVVTCTGGERGSILNPAMDRPDVLENISAIRRDEMEAARAILGVRQDWLGFVDSGWPEGDPKPPLPEGCFALVPVEEAAEPLVRLIRSFRPHVMTTYDENGGYPHPDHVMCHTVSLAAFEAAGDPDRYPDAGEPWQPLKLYYHHSFHRERTVALHEAMLAAGLESPYAERLEEWKPDPVHAARITTKVPCAEYFPVRDRALLAHATQIDPDGAWFACPMDIHQKAWPTEDYELARSLVDSELPEDDLFAGVRGLAERMEA
- a CDS encoding DUF5134 domain-containing protein; this translates as MDAPVAHPRDVTAWHGASAVCMALMLVAAVPGWFAGAGTALFAAGLGWCGVQLARRTSPATYLRLGVCCLAMVLMLRPRDAGAATHAGHAGHEMAMPAAGPSAGAVLVALALLAVVVLAVREAAVASGRGTSRLGPACEGVLAGSMAVMLVGLV
- a CDS encoding class I SAM-dependent methyltransferase, which encodes MDARAWDERYAASELVWSATPNQFVASELAGLSPGRAADLAAGEGRNALWLAEQGWEVTAVDFSLAGLDKGRALQERHERGRDLHVDWVHGDVLDFESGPVPYDLVVLAYLQLAEDERRTAVRRAFGALRVGGTFFLVAHDTTNLTEGTGGPTDASVLYTAEEVLGDLDGERFEVERAERVRRVVPDTDPAHQHTGEGARTAYDALVRVVRTG
- the trxA gene encoding thioredoxin; its protein translation is MATTQLTAEAFEKTVADNDIVLVDFWAEWCGPCRQFAPTFEKASEANPDVVFAKVDTEAEQALASAANITSIPTLMAFREGVLVFSQPGALPPTALDELIGAVKGLDMAEVHAAVAAQQNGSPEA
- a CDS encoding thioredoxin domain-containing protein encodes the protein MPNRLAAATSPYLLQHADNPVDWWEWSPEAFAEARERDVPVLLSVGYAACHWCHVMAHESFEDEATASYMNEHYVNVKVDREERPDVDAVYMAATTAMTGQGGWPMTVVLDHEGAPFFAGTYFPDQPRQGQPAFRQVLAALSEAWTNRREEVATVAADVAGHLRQAVALSGEDPLDEELLAGAVRSLAGDFDAANGGFGTAPKFPPSMVLEFLLRHAARTGAPNASGMADRTLRAMARGGLYDQLAGGFARYSVDPGWVVPHFEKMLYDNAQLLGVYARWWRQTGDPLGERVTRQTADFLLAELRTPEGGFASALDADTEGVEGRFYVWTPGELVEVLGADDGAWAAALLEVTTDGTFEHGQSTLQLLADPDDPDRWESVRGRLLAARGHRVRPARDDKVVAAWNGLAIASLAEAGVLLGEQRYVDAAVDAGRLIVDRHLDGNRLRRVSRDGVVGRHDGVLEDYACVASGALALLSATGDVTWLATARTLLDVALTGFAAGDGGFFDTAADAEPLLSRPRDPSDNASPSGQSALVHALLGYAAVTGSGRHRDAAEAALRNVRTLAERVPRFAGWSLAAAEAALSGPLEVAVVGADGDPARAELVRVARASSAPGLVVVAGEASGGGARPAGGAAAGRAGPRGRPPGGVRLPGDGVRPAGHRPGRAGPRPRRPGLTERVGTQRRGRRGRLPLREFVVRQGPSGSWCDRLGDMRGTSARSGENRIFRR
- the trhA gene encoding PAQR family membrane homeostasis protein TrhA; amino-acid sequence: MSPRTERIVAATSGVTERIGDQVRETLGEVKPHLRGWIHAASAPLTLAAGIVLVALSPTASSRIGSAVFATSALVLFTVSGIYHRGTWSPRVWRFLRRFDHANIFLLIAGSYTPFTLLLLQGTDRVVLLSVVWTGAVLGVLFRVFWNDAPRWLYTPIYMALGWAAVFYFGDFVAHANTAVWVLMAVGGGLYTVGGVVYGFQRPNPSPRWFGFHEVFHTLTIAAFVTHYVGVSIATYSLR
- a CDS encoding isoprenyl transferase, with the translated sequence MADWKRGLRRVIYPAYEARVVRRLPADRLPRHVGVMLDGNRRWARAVGRDAEHGHRAGAANISPLLEWCDELGVKVVTLWLLSTDNLNRPAAELNPLLAIIEEVVTDLAAEGRWRLHPVGALDLLPAETARRLKEATEATRDVDGIIVNIAVGYGGRREIADAVRSLLQEHASKGTSIEELAEILDVDHIGEHLYTKGQPDPDLVIRTSGEQRLGGFLLWQSAHSEFYFCEAYWPDFRRVDFLRAVRAYAERERRYGA